One Azospirillum brasilense DNA window includes the following coding sequences:
- a CDS encoding DUF3305 domain-containing protein, which produces MIGQAERRGVGITVERQRIDNPWVDARWRVTGALPALPDRAPWTVLSQDGERTGYYAGATEIVLHPGETENYVENLKGGHPMLYVILRRCAEEPGLRLLAVTVDPGEVDAHSDAGDDLIEAIPLPPDLAEWMRDFVARHHTERPFYKRQRDRADPEALARRAPVSQPGKDQRHG; this is translated from the coding sequence ATGATCGGACAAGCCGAACGGCGCGGCGTCGGGATCACGGTGGAGCGCCAGCGCATCGACAACCCCTGGGTGGACGCCCGCTGGCGGGTGACCGGCGCTCTGCCGGCGCTGCCCGACCGCGCGCCCTGGACCGTGCTGTCGCAGGACGGCGAGCGCACCGGCTATTACGCGGGCGCCACCGAGATCGTGCTCCATCCCGGCGAGACGGAGAACTACGTCGAGAATCTGAAGGGCGGCCACCCGATGCTCTACGTCATCCTGCGCCGCTGTGCGGAGGAGCCGGGGCTGCGGCTGCTCGCCGTCACCGTCGATCCCGGCGAGGTGGACGCCCATTCCGACGCGGGCGACGATCTGATCGAGGCCATCCCCCTGCCGCCCGATCTCGCGGAATGGATGCGCGATTTCGTGGCCCGCCACCATACCGAACGACCCTTCTACAAGCGTCAGCGCGACCGCGCCGACCCGGAGGCGCTGGCCCGCCGCGCCCCAGTCTCTCAACCCGGAAAGGATCAGCGCCATGGATGA
- a CDS encoding biotin/lipoate--protein ligase family protein yields MDPTDAPTLPPIFRPWPAEADGPFATACRFAAEEAAPGTLVHNGRRDRLDVAVVLVPDRPDAGDGLAAVTLVALADALEALGPPNQSIRFDGAGRLLLNGAVAGRVTVALGPGAEDGLPAWAVVGAELEVLGDPDDPDPGRRPDRTALREEGFGDTDAVAVLESFTRHLLTWIDRWMEAGFEPVRRVWEQRLVRKAEGTRS; encoded by the coding sequence ATGGACCCGACCGACGCCCCGACACTGCCGCCCATCTTCCGCCCCTGGCCCGCCGAGGCGGACGGCCCCTTCGCTACCGCCTGCCGCTTCGCCGCGGAGGAGGCGGCGCCCGGCACGCTCGTCCACAATGGCCGGCGCGACCGGCTGGACGTGGCGGTGGTGCTGGTTCCCGACCGTCCGGACGCGGGTGACGGCCTCGCCGCCGTTACCCTGGTCGCGCTGGCCGACGCGCTGGAGGCGCTGGGGCCGCCGAACCAGAGCATCCGCTTCGACGGCGCGGGCCGCCTGCTGCTGAACGGCGCCGTGGCCGGCCGGGTGACCGTCGCGCTGGGTCCCGGCGCCGAGGACGGGCTTCCCGCTTGGGCCGTGGTCGGCGCGGAGTTGGAGGTTCTGGGCGACCCCGACGATCCCGACCCCGGACGCCGCCCCGACCGCACGGCTCTGCGCGAGGAGGGCTTCGGCGACACCGACGCCGTGGCGGTGCTGGAGAGCTTCACCCGGCATCTCCTGACCTGGATCGACCGTTGGATGGAAGCGGGCTTCGAGCCGGTGCGGCGGGTCTGGGAACAGCGACTGGTCCGCAAGGCAGAGGGGACACGGTCATGA